One Deltaproteobacteria bacterium DNA segment encodes these proteins:
- a CDS encoding (2Fe-2S)-binding protein, whose protein sequence is MIQFKINGQEVEAQPDWTVLDAAKEAGIHIPTLCYHEAVGPSGACRLCVVELVEGSWSKVVISCMYPVKEGITVLTDSDRVKNVRRWVLEMLLAECPASKEIKALAAEYGVTTSRFSIKNPQEQCMLCGLCVRVCQEVVGVSAITTVGRGVHKVIGTPFGKSSEACVACGSCVTVCPTGAMQTRLDKVRGGLEGRQL, encoded by the coding sequence ATGATCCAATTTAAGATCAATGGTCAGGAAGTGGAGGCCCAGCCGGACTGGACCGTTCTGGATGCGGCCAAAGAGGCGGGAATCCATATCCCCACCCTTTGTTATCACGAAGCCGTAGGCCCGAGCGGGGCCTGCCGCCTGTGCGTAGTGGAATTAGTGGAAGGGTCCTGGTCCAAGGTAGTCATTTCCTGCATGTATCCTGTTAAAGAAGGGATTACGGTTTTAACGGACAGCGACCGGGTGAAAAATGTCCGGCGATGGGTCCTGGAGATGCTCCTGGCCGAGTGTCCGGCCAGTAAAGAAATAAAGGCCCTGGCTGCAGAATATGGCGTAACTACTTCCCGTTTTTCTATAAAGAATCCTCAGGAGCAGTGCATGCTGTGCGGTTTATGTGTGCGGGTCTGCCAGGAAGTGGTCGGGGTTTCAGCCATTACAACGGTCGGCCGTGGGGTCCATAAGGTCATCGGCACCCCATTCGGAAAATCTTCCGAGGCCTGTGTGGCTTGCGGCTCTTGTGTAACGGTTTGTCCGACTGGGGCCATGCAAACCCGTTTGGATAAGGTCCGCGGTGGCCTTGAGGGCCGCCAGTTATGA